The Halarchaeum grantii genome includes a window with the following:
- a CDS encoding 50S ribosomal protein L31e yields the protein MSASDFEERIVTVPLRDLNAVPKHERAGKAATLVREHLAKHFAVDTEEVRLDPSINEAIWSRSNKNPPSKLRVRAARFEEEGETVVEAEHASE from the coding sequence ATGAGCGCAAGCGACTTCGAGGAGCGCATCGTCACCGTTCCGCTCCGGGACCTCAACGCCGTACCGAAGCACGAGCGCGCCGGCAAAGCCGCGACGCTCGTCCGCGAGCACCTCGCGAAGCACTTCGCGGTCGACACCGAGGAAGTCCGCCTCGACCCCTCCATCAACGAAGCCATCTGGTCGCGTTCGAACAAGAACCCGCCGAGCAAGCTTCGCGTCCGCGCCGCGCGCTTCGAGGAAGAGGGCGAGACCGTCGTCGAAGCCGAGCACGCGAGCGAATAA
- the ftsY gene encoding signal recognition particle-docking protein FtsY has product MFDGLKEKLGRFREDAEEVAEEKAEEVEEPESTDESDAYPADSEGSEPVDADDERDDAAEPEPEAAVAEAETPESDGTADGASAASETADSEGVEADEAEPEPAETDADTAEADADAAEAGAEGDEPEEAESSGRFGLARKAKSAVRGRVVIEEEDLEDPLWELEMALLESDVEMSVAEAILDQIREDLVGQERKFTESTGDLVDEALRDALLSVIGVGQFDFDERVAEADKPLVIVFTGINGVGKTTSIAKLSNYLEERGFSSVIANGDTYRAGANEQVREHAETLDTKLIAHEQGGDPAAVIYDAVEYAEANDIDVVLGDTAGRLHTSSDLMEQLAKIDRVVGPDMTLFVDEAVAGQDAVNRAREFDDAAEIDGAILTKADADSQGGAAISVAYVTGKPILFLGTGQGYDDLERFDPDALVDDLLGVDEE; this is encoded by the coding sequence ATGTTCGACGGGTTGAAGGAGAAGCTCGGTCGGTTCCGCGAGGACGCCGAAGAGGTCGCCGAGGAGAAGGCCGAGGAAGTCGAGGAGCCGGAATCGACCGACGAGTCAGACGCATACCCAGCGGACTCCGAGGGGTCGGAACCCGTCGACGCGGACGACGAGCGCGACGACGCGGCGGAACCCGAACCGGAGGCGGCCGTGGCAGAGGCGGAGACACCTGAGTCGGACGGGACCGCCGACGGCGCGTCCGCCGCGTCCGAGACGGCCGACTCCGAGGGCGTCGAGGCCGACGAAGCCGAGCCCGAACCCGCCGAAACCGACGCCGACACAGCGGAGGCCGACGCCGACGCGGCGGAAGCCGGCGCGGAGGGCGACGAGCCCGAGGAGGCCGAATCCTCGGGCCGCTTCGGCCTCGCGCGCAAGGCGAAGTCCGCCGTTCGCGGGCGCGTCGTCATCGAGGAAGAGGACCTTGAGGACCCGCTCTGGGAGCTCGAGATGGCGCTCCTCGAGAGCGACGTCGAGATGAGCGTCGCGGAAGCCATCCTCGACCAGATCCGCGAGGACCTCGTCGGCCAGGAGCGCAAGTTCACCGAGTCGACGGGAGACCTCGTCGACGAGGCGCTTCGCGACGCGCTCCTCTCCGTCATCGGCGTCGGGCAGTTCGACTTCGACGAGCGCGTTGCCGAGGCCGACAAGCCGCTCGTCATCGTCTTCACCGGCATCAACGGCGTCGGGAAGACGACGAGCATCGCGAAGCTCTCCAACTACCTCGAGGAGCGCGGCTTCTCCTCGGTCATCGCGAACGGCGACACCTATCGCGCCGGCGCGAACGAGCAGGTGCGCGAGCACGCCGAGACCCTCGACACGAAGCTCATCGCGCACGAGCAGGGCGGCGATCCCGCCGCCGTCATCTACGACGCCGTCGAGTACGCCGAAGCGAACGACATCGACGTCGTCCTCGGCGACACCGCCGGCCGCCTCCACACCTCCTCGGACCTGATGGAGCAACTCGCGAAGATCGACCGCGTCGTCGGCCCCGACATGACGCTCTTCGTCGACGAAGCGGTCGCCGGGCAGGACGCCGTCAATCGCGCGCGCGAGTTCGACGACGCCGCCGAAATCGACGGTGCCATCCTCACGAAGGCGGACGCCGACTCGCAGGGCGGCGCCGCCATCTCCGTCGCGTACGTCACCGGGAAGCCCATCCTCTTCCTCGGCACCGGGCAGGGCTACGACGACCTCGAGCGCTTCGACCCGGACGCGCTCGTCGACGACCTCCTCGGCGTCGACGAGGAGTAG
- a CDS encoding DUF7522 family protein has protein sequence MANEDAELGHDMLSDEARERLRIIARTAVGDSLRSVTYFTRTDFEQVYLRSDLERDADLSSFIGAEWQSFQLTQDTYGASELGDYQYTIRAFENGYLLRVTTDREGVFITTDGLTMTDVESCASALEETLENWREGNLGEPEDE, from the coding sequence ATGGCCAACGAAGACGCGGAACTGGGGCACGACATGCTCTCGGACGAAGCCCGCGAACGCCTGCGTATCATCGCCCGAACGGCGGTGGGCGATAGCCTCCGCTCGGTGACGTACTTCACGCGCACCGACTTCGAGCAGGTCTACCTCCGCTCGGACCTCGAGCGCGACGCCGACCTCTCCTCGTTCATCGGCGCGGAGTGGCAGTCCTTCCAGCTCACTCAGGATACCTACGGCGCGAGCGAGCTCGGCGACTACCAGTACACGATCCGCGCGTTCGAGAACGGCTACCTCCTCCGCGTCACGACCGACCGGGAGGGCGTCTTCATCACGACGGACGGCCTGACGATGACGGACGTCGAATCGTGCGCGTCCGCCCTCGAGGAGACGCTGGAGAACTGGCGCGAGGGCAACCTCGGCGAACCCGAGGACGAGTAA
- the pfdA gene encoding prefoldin subunit alpha, whose protein sequence is MSLGGGGGGRQQLQELSQQIQALEEEKEELEAEIESLQAEQQEIDEAIEALDTIETGSTVQVPVGGGAYLRAEVQDIDEVIVGLGADYAAERTREGAVESLETKQDQIDDQIDDLQDEVVEVEQESTQLEQQAQQAQQQMMQQQMQQQGQQGDGE, encoded by the coding sequence ATGAGTCTTGGAGGCGGCGGTGGCGGTCGACAGCAGCTACAGGAACTCTCCCAGCAGATTCAGGCTCTCGAAGAGGAGAAAGAAGAGCTCGAAGCCGAGATCGAAAGCCTGCAGGCCGAGCAGCAGGAGATCGACGAGGCCATCGAGGCGCTGGACACCATCGAGACGGGGTCGACAGTGCAGGTGCCCGTCGGCGGCGGCGCGTACCTCCGCGCGGAAGTGCAGGACATCGACGAGGTCATCGTCGGTCTCGGCGCCGACTACGCGGCCGAGCGCACCCGGGAGGGCGCCGTCGAGAGCCTCGAGACGAAGCAGGACCAGATCGACGACCAGATCGACGACCTGCAGGACGAGGTCGTCGAGGTCGAGCAGGAGAGCACGCAGCTCGAACAGCAGGCCCAGCAGGCCCAGCAACAGATGATGCAGCAGCAGATGCAGCAGCAGGGCCAGCAGGGCGACGGCGAGTAA
- a CDS encoding 50S ribosomal protein L39e, with the protein MGKKSKGKKKRLAKLERQNSRVPAWVMMKTDREVQRNPKRRNWRRSDTDE; encoded by the coding sequence ATGGGCAAGAAGTCCAAGGGCAAGAAGAAGCGGCTGGCGAAGCTGGAGCGCCAGAACAGCCGCGTCCCGGCCTGGGTCATGATGAAGACGGACCGCGAAGTCCAGCGAAACCCGAAGCGCCGCAACTGGCGGCGTAGCGACACGGACGAGTAA
- a CDS encoding translation initiation factor IF-6, which translates to MLRAAFSGSPYVGVFARATDSCVLVRRDLDDPLVEDVADELEVPAVRTTVGGSSTVGALAAGNSNGLLVSSRVRDRERERIADATELDVGTLPGRVNAAGNVVLANDTGAYVHPDLSRTAVEAVTDTLDVPVTRGRIADVETVGTAAVATNDGVLCHPKTTDDDLDRLEDALGVPADIGTINYGAPLVGSGLVANTHGYVVGEDTTGPELGRIEDALGYI; encoded by the coding sequence TTGCTTCGCGCTGCGTTCTCCGGATCGCCGTACGTCGGTGTGTTCGCCCGTGCGACCGATAGCTGCGTCCTCGTCCGCCGCGACCTCGACGACCCGCTCGTCGAGGACGTCGCGGACGAACTCGAAGTCCCGGCCGTCCGCACGACGGTCGGCGGCTCCAGTACCGTCGGCGCGCTCGCCGCCGGAAACTCGAACGGCCTGCTCGTCAGCAGTCGCGTCCGCGACCGTGAGCGCGAGCGCATCGCCGACGCCACCGAGCTCGACGTCGGAACGCTCCCCGGGCGCGTCAACGCCGCCGGCAACGTCGTGCTCGCGAACGACACGGGTGCGTACGTCCACCCCGACCTCTCGCGGACGGCCGTCGAGGCCGTCACGGACACCCTCGACGTGCCCGTGACGCGCGGGAGGATCGCGGACGTCGAAACCGTCGGCACGGCCGCCGTCGCGACGAACGACGGGGTGCTCTGTCACCCGAAGACGACCGACGACGACCTCGACCGCCTCGAGGACGCCCTCGGCGTGCCGGCAGACATCGGCACCATCAACTACGGCGCGCCGCTCGTCGGCTCCGGACTCGTCGCGAACACCCACGGCTACGTCGTCGGCGAGGACACCACCGGACCGGAACTCGGCCGCATCGAGGACGCCCTCGGATACATCTGA